The proteins below are encoded in one region of Takifugu rubripes chromosome 1, fTakRub1.2, whole genome shotgun sequence:
- the wdr4 gene encoding tRNA (guanine-N(7)-)-methyltransferase non-catalytic subunit wdr4, producing the protein MAALGFSGSWLIFSCGTKLVAVDTTQSREAFVFDCSSAEKKPKSRKDEDSGAAEETGSDRVLAFCTSPSGKLLALTDDSKRLVLFTCEPSWRCISTRFVVRRCTALQFSNAEDALLVADKSGDVYSFSVAEPQLEGELKMGHLSMLLAVTTSPDDRYIISADRDEKIRVSRLGSPYNIQSFCLGHRQFVSALLVPPTHPRWLLSGSGDGTIKLWDYEHGRRLQSCDITALEDAPTAGDQEVSENATVSRLSCSADGRFVAVLCERVPALQFFTFHHDGEHKLVPHSRLPLPHCPLDLTFDPEGCLWVLMDCDDVPLQVYTHSQDCWERNPDKSHLSTVMEVFREHWGALEAALRASARLDHLQKESFDNVAAYLQKKQQRLQEQQRKRAGPRHANATKKTKMVEEPSS; encoded by the exons ATGGCGGCTCTCGGCTTCAGTGGATCCTGGTTGATCTTCAGCTGCGGCACCAAACTGGTGGCTGTCGACACCACGCAGAGCAG AGAAGCCTTTGTGTTTGACTGCAGCTCCGCAGAGAAGAAACCAAAGAGCAGGAAGGATGAAGACAG TGGCGCCGccgaggagacaggaagtgatcgcGTCCTGGCGTTCTGCACGTCTCCGTCCGGAAAGCTGCTGGCGCTGACTGATGACAGCAAGAGGCTGGTGCTGTTCACCTGTGAGCCGTCGTGGCGCTGCATCAGCACCAG gtttgtGGTGAGGCGATGCACAGCGCTGCAGTTCAGTAACGCCGAGGACGCGCTGCTGGTGGCGGATAAATCGGGCGACGTGTACTCGTTCTCAGTGGCGGAGCCGCAGCTGGAGGGCGAGCTGAAGATGGGTCACCTGTCCATGTTGCTGGCGGTG ACCACGTCCCCCGATGACAGGTACATCATCAGCGCCGACCGCGACGAGAAGATCAGAGTGAGTCGTCTGGGGTCTCCGTACAACATCCAGTCCTTCTGTTTGGGACATCGGCA GTTCGTCAGTGCCCTGCTGGTCCCGCCCACTCATCCACGCTGGCTGCTCTCGGGCTCAGGG GATGGAACGATAAAGCTGTGGGACTACGAGCACGGCCGTCGGCTGCAgagctgtgacatcacagcgcTCGAAGACGCGCCGACCGCTGGCGACCAGGAGGTCAGCGAG AATGCAACAGTGTCCCGactcagctgctctgctgatgggcGGTTTGTGGCCGTGCTGTGTGAGAG GGTGCCGGCGCTGCAGTTCTTCACATTCCACCATGATGGTGAACACAAACTGGTTCCCCACAGCaggctgcccctcccccactgccCACTagacctgacctttgaccccgaggGCTGTCTGTGGGTTCTGATGGACTGTGATGACGTCCCTCTGCAAGTCTACACCCACAGCCAGGACTGCTGGGAG AGAAACCCTGACAAAAGCCACCTGAGCACCGTGATGGAAGTCTTCAGAGAACACTGGGGGGCGCTGGAGG CGGCGCTGAGAGCGAGCGCGCGCTTGGATCACCTGCAGAAGGAGAGCTTTGACAACGTGGCGGCGtacctgcagaagaagcagcagcggctgcaggagcagcagcggaaGAGGGCGGGGCCTCGCCACGCCAACGCCACCAAGAAAACAAAGATGGTGGAAGAGCCGTCGTCCTGA
- the LOC101062736 gene encoding fibrous sheath CABYR-binding protein-like isoform X3, with product MAASLLRVGRFSFAKCLQAESWRPLSRAQAAAAFSSKSGGSKKSSKKSSSEKRSTTTYFDIEKLVQHKPFELPKTHVAPAVAAEAIKAAANSPVLEATPTPGGVSGPPPPLEATPTPGGVSGPPPPLEATPTRETAVESTSANQAAASIVEVALGAQPPETAPVEAAPEMVAEAAPVEAAPETVAEAASAEAAPVEAAPVEAAPVEAAPVEAAPEPVAEAAPVEAAPEPVAEAAPVEAAPVEAAPVEAAPEPVAEAAPVEAAPVEAAPVEAAPEPVAEAAPVEAAPEPVAEAAPVEAAPEPVAEAAPEAPVSTEDVTPAPAEGQLDPIQKLFLDSIRRYSTASQTAGGLVDAGSEYERNLAEEVAKLQRLYGGGDLASFPEFKFSEPTFDDVSHK from the exons ATGGCGGCTTCTCTGCTGCGGGTGGGACGGTTCAGCTTTGCAAAG TGTTTGCAGGCGGAGAGCTGGAGACCCCTGTCACGCGCtcaagcagctgcagccttcagcTCTAAATCAGGAGGATCCAAGAAGTCGTCCAAGAAAAGCAGCTCAG AGAAACGCAGCACCACCACGTACTTCGATATAGAGAAACTTGTGCAGCACAAACCGTTCGAGCTCCCCAAGACACATGTTGCCCCAGCGGTGGCAGCTGAAGCCATAAAGGCTGCAGCGAATTCGCCTGTCCtggaggccacgcccacaccaGGAGGCGTGTCTGGACCACCTCCGCCACtggaggccacgcccacaccaGGAGGCGTGTCTGGACCACCTCCGCCACtggaggccacgcccacacgtGAAACAGCTGTTGAGTCGACTTCAGCAAACCAAGCTGCAGCATCCATCGTTGAAGTGGCTCTTGGTGCACAACCTCCTGAAACTGCCCCTGTAGAAGCTGCCCCTGAGATGGTAGCTGAAGCTGCCCCTGTAGAAGCTGCCCCAGAGACGGTAGCTGAAGCTGCCTCTGCAGAAGCTGCCCCTGTA GAAGCTGCCCCTGTAGAAGCTGCCCCTGTAGAGGCTGCCCCTGTAGAGGCTGCCCCAGAGCCGGTAGCTGAAGCTGCCCCTGTAGAGGCTGCCCCAGAGCCAGTAGCTGAAGCTGCCCCTGTAGAAGCTGCCCCTGTAGAAGCTGCCCCTGTAGAAGCTGCCCCAGAGCCAGTAGCTGAAGCTGCCCCTGTAGAAGCTGCCCCTGTAGAAGCTGCCCCTGTAGAAGCTGCCCCAGAGCCAGTAGCTGAAGCTGCCCCTGTAGAAGCTGCCCCAGAGCCGGTAGCTGAAGCTGCCCCTGTA GAAGCTGCCCCAGAGCCGGTAGCTGAAGCTGCCCCCGAGGCCCCTGTGAGCACCGAGGATGTGACTCCTGCACCAGCTGAGG GTCAACTGGATCCGATTCAGAAGCTCTTCCTGGACTCCATCCGACGGTACTCCACAGCCAGCCA GACTGCTGGCGGTCTGGTGGATGCAGGGTCAGAATATGAGAGAAATCTGGCTGAGGAGGTGGCGAAGCTGCAGCGGCTGTACGGGGGAGGAGACCTGGCCTCCTTCCCAGAGTTCAAGTTCTCAG AGCCAACATTCGATGACGTTTCCCACAAGTGA
- the LOC101062736 gene encoding fibrous sheath CABYR-binding protein-like isoform X1, translating into MAASLLRVGRFSFAKCLQAESWRPLSRAQAAAAFSSKSGGSKKSSKKSSSEKRSTTTYFDIEKLVQHKPFELPKTHVAPAVAAEAIKAAANSPVLEATPTPGGVSGPPPPLEATPTPGGVSGPPPPLEATPTRETAVESTSANQAAASIVEVALGAQPPETAPVEAAPEMVAEAAPVEAAPETVAEAASAEAAPVEAAPVEAAPVEAAPVEAAPEPVAEAAPVEAAPEPVAEAAPVEAAPVEAAPVEAAPEPVAEAAPVEAAPVEAAPVEAAPEPVAEAAPVEAAPEPVAEAAPVEAAPVEAAPVEAAPVEAAPVEAAPEPVAEAAPVEAAPEPVAEATPVEAAPEPVAEAAPVEAAPETVAEAAPVEAAPETVAEAAPVEAAPEPVAEAAPVEAAPEPVAEAAPVEAAPEPVAEAAPVETAPEPVAEAAPVEAAPEPVAEAAPVEAAPEPVAEAAPEPVAEAAPVEAAPEPVAEAAPEPVAEAAPEAPVSTEDVTPAPAEGQLDPIQKLFLDSIRRYSTASQTAGGLVDAGSEYERNLAEEVAKLQRLYGGGDLASFPEFKFSEPTFDDVSHK; encoded by the exons ATGGCGGCTTCTCTGCTGCGGGTGGGACGGTTCAGCTTTGCAAAG TGTTTGCAGGCGGAGAGCTGGAGACCCCTGTCACGCGCtcaagcagctgcagccttcagcTCTAAATCAGGAGGATCCAAGAAGTCGTCCAAGAAAAGCAGCTCAG AGAAACGCAGCACCACCACGTACTTCGATATAGAGAAACTTGTGCAGCACAAACCGTTCGAGCTCCCCAAGACACATGTTGCCCCAGCGGTGGCAGCTGAAGCCATAAAGGCTGCAGCGAATTCGCCTGTCCtggaggccacgcccacaccaGGAGGCGTGTCTGGACCACCTCCGCCACtggaggccacgcccacaccaGGAGGCGTGTCTGGACCACCTCCGCCACtggaggccacgcccacacgtGAAACAGCTGTTGAGTCGACTTCAGCAAACCAAGCTGCAGCATCCATCGTTGAAGTGGCTCTTGGTGCACAACCTCCTGAAACTGCCCCTGTAGAAGCTGCCCCTGAGATGGTAGCTGAAGCTGCCCCTGTAGAAGCTGCCCCAGAGACGGTAGCTGAAGCTGCCTCTGCAGAAGCTGCCCCTGTA GAAGCTGCCCCTGTAGAAGCTGCCCCTGTAGAGGCTGCCCCTGTAGAGGCTGCCCCAGAGCCGGTAGCTGAAGCTGCCCCTGTAGAGGCTGCCCCAGAGCCAGTAGCTGAAGCTGCCCCTGTAGAAGCTGCCCCTGTAGAAGCTGCCCCTGTAGAAGCTGCCCCAGAGCCAGTAGCTGAAGCTGCCCCTGTAGAAGCTGCCCCTGTAGAAGCTGCCCCTGTAGAAGCTGCCCCAGAGCCAGTAGCTGAAGCTGCCCCTGTAGAAGCTGCCCCAGAGCCGGTAGCTGAAGCTGCCCCTGTAGAAGCTGCCCCTGTAGAAGCTGCCCCTGTAGAAGCTGCCCCTGTAGAAGCTGCCCCTGTAGAAGCTGCCCCAGAGCCGGTAGCTGAAGCTGCCCCTGTAGAAGCTGCCCCAGAGCCAGTAGCTGAAGCTACCCCTGTAGAAGCTGCCCCAGAGCCGGTAGCTGAAGCTGCCCCTGTAGAAGCTGCCCCAGAGACGGTAGCTGAAGCTGCCCCTGTAGAAGCTGCCCCAGAGACGGTAGCTGAAGCTGCCCCTGTAGAAGCTGCCCCAGAGCCGGTAGCTGAAGCTGCCCCTGTAGAAGCTGCCCCAGAGCCAGTAGCTGAAGCTGCCCCTGTAGAAGCTGCCCCAGAGCCGGTAGCTGAAGCTGCCCCTGTAGAAACTGCCCCAGAGCCAGTAGCTGAAGCTGCCCCTGTAGAAGCTGCCCCAGAGCCAGTAGCTGAAGCTGCCCCTGTAGAAGCTGCCCCAGAGCCGGTAGCTGAAGCTGCCCCAGAGCCGGTAGCTGAAGCTGCCCCTGTAGAAGCTGCCCCAGAGCCGGTAGCTGAAGCTGCCCCAGAGCCGGTAGCTGAAGCTGCCCCCGAGGCCCCTGTGAGCACCGAGGATGTGACTCCTGCACCAGCTGAGG GTCAACTGGATCCGATTCAGAAGCTCTTCCTGGACTCCATCCGACGGTACTCCACAGCCAGCCA GACTGCTGGCGGTCTGGTGGATGCAGGGTCAGAATATGAGAGAAATCTGGCTGAGGAGGTGGCGAAGCTGCAGCGGCTGTACGGGGGAGGAGACCTGGCCTCCTTCCCAGAGTTCAAGTTCTCAG AGCCAACATTCGATGACGTTTCCCACAAGTGA
- the LOC101062736 gene encoding fibrous sheath CABYR-binding protein-like isoform X2 → MAASLLRVGRFSFAKCLQAESWRPLSRAQAAAAFSSKSGGSKKSSKKSSSEKRSTTTYFDIEKLVQHKPFELPKTHVAPAVAAEAIKAAANSPVLEATPTPGGVSGPPPPLEATPTPGGVSGPPPPLEATPTRETAVESTSANQAAASIVEVALGAQPPETAPVEAAPEMVAEAAPVEAAPETVAEAASAEAAPVEAAPVEAAPVEAAPVEAAPEPVAEAAPVEAAPVEAAPVEAAPEPVAEAAPVEAAPVEAAPVEAAPEPVAEAAPVEAAPEPVAEAAPVEAAPVEAAPVEAAPVEAAPVEAAPEPVAEAAPVEAAPEPVAEATPVEAAPEPVAEAAPVEAAPETVAEAAPVEAAPETVAEAAPVEAAPEPVAEAAPVEAAPEPVAEAAPVEAAPEPVAEAAPVETAPEPVAEAAPVEAAPEPVAEAAPVEAAPEPVAEAAPEPVAEAAPVEAAPEPVAEAAPEPVAEAAPEAPVSTEDVTPAPAEGQLDPIQKLFLDSIRRYSTASQTAGGLVDAGSEYERNLAEEVAKLQRLYGGGDLASFPEFKFSEPTFDDVSHK, encoded by the exons ATGGCGGCTTCTCTGCTGCGGGTGGGACGGTTCAGCTTTGCAAAG TGTTTGCAGGCGGAGAGCTGGAGACCCCTGTCACGCGCtcaagcagctgcagccttcagcTCTAAATCAGGAGGATCCAAGAAGTCGTCCAAGAAAAGCAGCTCAG AGAAACGCAGCACCACCACGTACTTCGATATAGAGAAACTTGTGCAGCACAAACCGTTCGAGCTCCCCAAGACACATGTTGCCCCAGCGGTGGCAGCTGAAGCCATAAAGGCTGCAGCGAATTCGCCTGTCCtggaggccacgcccacaccaGGAGGCGTGTCTGGACCACCTCCGCCACtggaggccacgcccacaccaGGAGGCGTGTCTGGACCACCTCCGCCACtggaggccacgcccacacgtGAAACAGCTGTTGAGTCGACTTCAGCAAACCAAGCTGCAGCATCCATCGTTGAAGTGGCTCTTGGTGCACAACCTCCTGAAACTGCCCCTGTAGAAGCTGCCCCTGAGATGGTAGCTGAAGCTGCCCCTGTAGAAGCTGCCCCAGAGACGGTAGCTGAAGCTGCCTCTGCAGAAGCTGCCCCTGTA GAAGCTGCCCCTGTAGAAGCTGCCCCTGTAGAGGCTGCCCCTGTAGAG GCTGCCCCAGAGCCAGTAGCTGAAGCTGCCCCTGTAGAAGCTGCCCCTGTAGAAGCTGCCCCTGTAGAAGCTGCCCCAGAGCCAGTAGCTGAAGCTGCCCCTGTAGAAGCTGCCCCTGTAGAAGCTGCCCCTGTAGAAGCTGCCCCAGAGCCAGTAGCTGAAGCTGCCCCTGTAGAAGCTGCCCCAGAGCCGGTAGCTGAAGCTGCCCCTGTAGAAGCTGCCCCTGTAGAAGCTGCCCCTGTAGAAGCTGCCCCTGTAGAAGCTGCCCCTGTAGAAGCTGCCCCAGAGCCGGTAGCTGAAGCTGCCCCTGTAGAAGCTGCCCCAGAGCCAGTAGCTGAAGCTACCCCTGTAGAAGCTGCCCCAGAGCCGGTAGCTGAAGCTGCCCCTGTAGAAGCTGCCCCAGAGACGGTAGCTGAAGCTGCCCCTGTAGAAGCTGCCCCAGAGACGGTAGCTGAAGCTGCCCCTGTAGAAGCTGCCCCAGAGCCGGTAGCTGAAGCTGCCCCTGTAGAAGCTGCCCCAGAGCCAGTAGCTGAAGCTGCCCCTGTAGAAGCTGCCCCAGAGCCGGTAGCTGAAGCTGCCCCTGTAGAAACTGCCCCAGAGCCAGTAGCTGAAGCTGCCCCTGTAGAAGCTGCCCCAGAGCCAGTAGCTGAAGCTGCCCCTGTAGAAGCTGCCCCAGAGCCGGTAGCTGAAGCTGCCCCAGAGCCGGTAGCTGAAGCTGCCCCTGTAGAAGCTGCCCCAGAGCCGGTAGCTGAAGCTGCCCCAGAGCCGGTAGCTGAAGCTGCCCCCGAGGCCCCTGTGAGCACCGAGGATGTGACTCCTGCACCAGCTGAGG GTCAACTGGATCCGATTCAGAAGCTCTTCCTGGACTCCATCCGACGGTACTCCACAGCCAGCCA GACTGCTGGCGGTCTGGTGGATGCAGGGTCAGAATATGAGAGAAATCTGGCTGAGGAGGTGGCGAAGCTGCAGCGGCTGTACGGGGGAGGAGACCTGGCCTCCTTCCCAGAGTTCAAGTTCTCAG AGCCAACATTCGATGACGTTTCCCACAAGTGA
- the ndufv3 gene encoding NADH dehydrogenase [ubiquinone] flavoprotein 3, mitochondrial isoform X4 has translation MAASILRFGRRAPLKCFQSENWILQRNPSVAWFCSHPPEPPKMPKTPAGKNAAAAPPEPEEPLDPSTYKNYQHHSYHPFTFADMDVEMAKYRLPQPTANRH, from the exons ATGGCGGCTTCCATCCTGCGCTTCGGACGACGAGCTCCTCTCAAG TGTTTCCAGTCGGAGAACTGGATCCTGCAGAGGAACCCCTCGGTGGCCTGGTTCTGCAGCCACCCACCAGAACCCCCAAAGATGCCCAAGACTCCTGCAGGCAAGA ATGCGGCAGCAGCACCTCCAGAGCCAGAGGAACCTTTGGATCCCAGCACCTATAAGAACTACCAGCACCACAGCTACCACCCCTTCACCTTCGCTGATATGGATGTGGAGATGGCCAAGTACCGTCTGCCCCAGCCCACCGCCAACAGACATTAG
- the ndufv3 gene encoding uncharacterized protein ndufv3 isoform X3: MAASILRFGRRAPLKCFQSENWILQRNPSVAWFCSHPPEPPKMPKTPAVAPGERATLLAYRTAVVFPVKASESPGFPVHSAGAAAAGSDVAASAEPRADASPTESTTSKPADAAAAPPEPEEPLDPSTYKNYQHHSYHPFTFADMDVEMAKYRLPQPTANRH, translated from the exons ATGGCGGCTTCCATCCTGCGCTTCGGACGACGAGCTCCTCTCAAG TGTTTCCAGTCGGAGAACTGGATCCTGCAGAGGAACCCCTCGGTGGCCTGGTTCTGCAGCCACCCACCAGAACCCCCAAAGATGCCCAAGACTCCTGCAG TGGCTCCGGGTGAACGGGCCACCCTGTTAGCCTACAGGACTGCCGTCGTCTTCCCAGTTAAAGCCTCAGAGTCTCCAGGTTTCCCAGTTCACTctgctggtgcagcagcagcagggtcggATGTGGCTGCATCTGCAGAGCCCCGTGCTGATGCTTCACCCACTGAATCCACCACCTCCAAACCTGCAG ATGCGGCAGCAGCACCTCCAGAGCCAGAGGAACCTTTGGATCCCAGCACCTATAAGAACTACCAGCACCACAGCTACCACCCCTTCACCTTCGCTGATATGGATGTGGAGATGGCCAAGTACCGTCTGCCCCAGCCCACCGCCAACAGACATTAG
- the ndufv3 gene encoding uncharacterized protein ndufv3 isoform X2, which yields MAASILRFGRRAPLKCFQSENWILQRNPSVAWFCSHPPEPPKMPKTPAAVAPGERATLLAYRTAVVFPVKASESPGFPVHSAGAAAAGSDVAASAEPRADASPTESTTSKPADAAAAPPEPEEPLDPSTYKNYQHHSYHPFTFADMDVEMAKYRLPQPTANRH from the exons ATGGCGGCTTCCATCCTGCGCTTCGGACGACGAGCTCCTCTCAAG TGTTTCCAGTCGGAGAACTGGATCCTGCAGAGGAACCCCTCGGTGGCCTGGTTCTGCAGCCACCCACCAGAACCCCCAAAGATGCCCAAGACTCCTGCAG CAGTGGCTCCGGGTGAACGGGCCACCCTGTTAGCCTACAGGACTGCCGTCGTCTTCCCAGTTAAAGCCTCAGAGTCTCCAGGTTTCCCAGTTCACTctgctggtgcagcagcagcagggtcggATGTGGCTGCATCTGCAGAGCCCCGTGCTGATGCTTCACCCACTGAATCCACCACCTCCAAACCTGCAG ATGCGGCAGCAGCACCTCCAGAGCCAGAGGAACCTTTGGATCCCAGCACCTATAAGAACTACCAGCACCACAGCTACCACCCCTTCACCTTCGCTGATATGGATGTGGAGATGGCCAAGTACCGTCTGCCCCAGCCCACCGCCAACAGACATTAG
- the ndufv3 gene encoding uncharacterized protein ndufv3 isoform X1, whose protein sequence is MAASILRFGRRAPLKCFQSENWILQRNPSVAWFCSHPPEPPKMPKTPAGKTVAPGERATLLAYRTAVVFPVKASESPGFPVHSAGAAAAGSDVAASAEPRADASPTESTTSKPADAAAAPPEPEEPLDPSTYKNYQHHSYHPFTFADMDVEMAKYRLPQPTANRH, encoded by the exons ATGGCGGCTTCCATCCTGCGCTTCGGACGACGAGCTCCTCTCAAG TGTTTCCAGTCGGAGAACTGGATCCTGCAGAGGAACCCCTCGGTGGCCTGGTTCTGCAGCCACCCACCAGAACCCCCAAAGATGCCCAAGACTCCTGCAGGCAAGA CAGTGGCTCCGGGTGAACGGGCCACCCTGTTAGCCTACAGGACTGCCGTCGTCTTCCCAGTTAAAGCCTCAGAGTCTCCAGGTTTCCCAGTTCACTctgctggtgcagcagcagcagggtcggATGTGGCTGCATCTGCAGAGCCCCGTGCTGATGCTTCACCCACTGAATCCACCACCTCCAAACCTGCAG ATGCGGCAGCAGCACCTCCAGAGCCAGAGGAACCTTTGGATCCCAGCACCTATAAGAACTACCAGCACCACAGCTACCACCCCTTCACCTTCGCTGATATGGATGTGGAGATGGCCAAGTACCGTCTGCCCCAGCCCACCGCCAACAGACATTAG
- the ndufv3 gene encoding NADH dehydrogenase [ubiquinone] flavoprotein 3, mitochondrial isoform X5 has protein sequence MAASILRFGRRAPLKCFQSENWILQRNPSVAWFCSHPPEPPKMPKTPADAAAAPPEPEEPLDPSTYKNYQHHSYHPFTFADMDVEMAKYRLPQPTANRH, from the exons ATGGCGGCTTCCATCCTGCGCTTCGGACGACGAGCTCCTCTCAAG TGTTTCCAGTCGGAGAACTGGATCCTGCAGAGGAACCCCTCGGTGGCCTGGTTCTGCAGCCACCCACCAGAACCCCCAAAGATGCCCAAGACTCCTGCAG ATGCGGCAGCAGCACCTCCAGAGCCAGAGGAACCTTTGGATCCCAGCACCTATAAGAACTACCAGCACCACAGCTACCACCCCTTCACCTTCGCTGATATGGATGTGGAGATGGCCAAGTACCGTCTGCCCCAGCCCACCGCCAACAGACATTAG